The Tepidamorphus gemmatus sequence GGCGGACGCGAAGTGGCACAATCGCTCCTGATTCGTTACAGCGTCGGCCGCTGTTCCCGTATTTGCGCATCCGGAAGGCCCATGGCGAAATCGCAGGACCTGTTCACGCTGTTCGATGACGACGCTCCGAAGGTCGAGGCGGCAGCGCCGAAGCCCCGGGCCGCCGAACGCCCCGCCCCTCGGGTCGTCGCACATGGCGCGGAAGATGCCTATACGGCGGCGGACATCGAAGTGCTGGAGGGGCTCGAGCCGGTACGGCGACGCCCCGGCATGTATATCGGCGGCACCGACGAGAAGGCCCTGCACCATCTGTTCGCCGAGGTGATCGACAATTCCATGGACGAAGCGGTGGCCGGCCATGCCACATGGATCGACGTGACCCTGGAGCGCGACGGCTTCCTCACTGTCACCGATAACGGCCGCGGCATTCCTGTCGATCCGCACCCAAAGTTCAGGGACAAGTCAGCACTGGAGGTCATCCTCACCACCCTGCACGCCGGCGGAAAGTTCGACTCCAAGGTCTACGACACGTCTGGCGGCCTGCACGGCGTGGGTGTATCGGTCGTCAACGCGCTGTCGGAGCGCCTCGAGGTGGAGGTCGCGCGCGGACGCCAGCTCTACCGGCAGGTCTACGAGCGGGGCATACCGCTCGGGCCGGTCGAATCGCTCGGCGAGACGATGAACCGGCGCGGCACCAAGGTGCGCTTCCGGCCGGATCCGCAGATCTTCGGCAAGGCAGCGCAGTTCCGTCCTGCCCGGCTGTTCCGGATGACGCGCTCCAAGGCGTATCTGTTCCGCGGCGTCGAGATCCGCTGGAGTTGCGCGCCCGAACTGCTGCCCGAGGACGGGTCCGTCCCGGCGCGGGAAACCTTCCACTTCCCCGGCGGTCTCAAGGATTTCCTGGCCGCCGAGATCGCGGGCGAGACACTGGTCGCGGGCGACATCTTTGCGGGCCGGGTGCAGAAGGAGGGCGGCCATGGCGGCGTCGAATGGGCCGTCGCCTGGTGTGCGGGGCGCGACGGATTCGTCTCGTCCTACTGCAACACCATCCCGACGCCCGAGGGCGGCACGCATGAGGCCGGACTGCGCTCCGCCTTGCTGAGGGGTCTCCGATCCCATGCGGAACTGACGGGTCGCAAGCGGGCGCAGATCTTCACCGCCGAAGACGTGATGACGTCGTGCGCGGCAATGCTGTCGGTGTTCATCCGTGAACCGGAGTTCCAGGGCCAGACCAAGGACAAGCTGGCCACCGCAGAGGCGACGCGGATCGTCGAGCAGGCGCTGCGCGACGAGTTCGACCACTGGCTGGCGGCGAGCCCGCAACAGGCGACGAGGCTGCTCGACTGGGTGATCGAGCGCGCCGAGGAGCGCATGCGGCGGCGCCAGGAGAAGGAGGTCGGACGCAAGACCGCCGTCCGCAAGCTGCGCCTGCCCGGAAAGCTCGCCGATTGCGCGGCGACGGCGGCGGCAGGGTCCGAGATCTTCATCGTCGAGGGCGACTCGGCCGGCGGATCGGCGAAGCAGGCGCGCGACCGGCAGACACAGGCGGTGCTGCCGCTGCGCGGCAAGATCCTCAATGTCGAGAGCGCCGCCTCCGGGAAGCTTGCCCAGAACCAGCAACTTGCCGATCTCGTCCAGGCGCTCGGCTGCGGGACGGGCAAGCAGTACAACAGCGAGGATCTGCGCTACGACAAGGTCATCATCATGACCGACGCCGACGTCGACGGCGCGCACATCGCCTCGCTGCTGATGACCTTCTTCTATCGGCAGATGCCGCAGCTGATCGATGACGGCCACCTGTATCTGGCGGTTCCCCCGCTTTATCGGCTGAGCCAGGGCGGCAAGACTCGCTATGCCCGGGACGACGCGCACAAGGACGAATTG is a genomic window containing:
- the parE gene encoding DNA topoisomerase IV subunit B, translated to MAKSQDLFTLFDDDAPKVEAAAPKPRAAERPAPRVVAHGAEDAYTAADIEVLEGLEPVRRRPGMYIGGTDEKALHHLFAEVIDNSMDEAVAGHATWIDVTLERDGFLTVTDNGRGIPVDPHPKFRDKSALEVILTTLHAGGKFDSKVYDTSGGLHGVGVSVVNALSERLEVEVARGRQLYRQVYERGIPLGPVESLGETMNRRGTKVRFRPDPQIFGKAAQFRPARLFRMTRSKAYLFRGVEIRWSCAPELLPEDGSVPARETFHFPGGLKDFLAAEIAGETLVAGDIFAGRVQKEGGHGGVEWAVAWCAGRDGFVSSYCNTIPTPEGGTHEAGLRSALLRGLRSHAELTGRKRAQIFTAEDVMTSCAAMLSVFIREPEFQGQTKDKLATAEATRIVEQALRDEFDHWLAASPQQATRLLDWVIERAEERMRRRQEKEVGRKTAVRKLRLPGKLADCAATAAAGSEIFIVEGDSAGGSAKQARDRQTQAVLPLRGKILNVESAASGKLAQNQQLADLVQALGCGTGKQYNSEDLRYDKVIIMTDADVDGAHIASLLMTFFYRQMPQLIDDGHLYLAVPPLYRLSQGGKTRYARDDAHKDELLRTVFNGRGKVEISRFKGLGEMLPGQLRETTMDPKRRTLLRVEIAQDRDGTADAVSRLMGNNPDARFRFIQENAAFAEDLDI